Part of the Prunus dulcis chromosome 8, ALMONDv2, whole genome shotgun sequence genome is shown below.
GTTTTCGGCAGACTTCATCAGTGATCACTTGGTGTGGCCGACAGTGTTTAAATATCTAGCTAGAAATGTGACATTAAGTCTATAGATGTGACAAATTTCAAACTCATGTCCTTATATTCCCTGCTTAATTATTTCCATCGTTTTTAATAACTAAAGTACGTAAGTCACacactttcttctttcttattGTGATGAACGGTTCACTGAATCAATCTAGAAACAAGGCCAACGAAGCAACAGCAAAGACAAAATGACAAGTGAAAACTGGGCCCTTTCCCTTCAACTTTGTTAAAGCCATCTCCAGCCATGCACTGATGTGAACGAGAGAGCACATCAATTCCTTATTCTTTAATAAAACTTTACGGAGGAAAAAGAAGTGGATTtaattctcttcttttttctagtCCCTATACTCTGATACTCTGTGAGGTACGCAAATAAAACTGGATGACGTATCAAGATAACATATGCTAAGCCaacaaatattatttgaaGCCCCTCCCCTCTGAATAGTTCAAAGTAAAAATAGTAATATGTAATCACTAAAGTAAGCAGttcaacttcttttttgtGATGGACGGTTTGGATGAGTGGTTTCCAATCTTGGTGCTCAACCTTTTTTCTTCACTGAATCTAGAAACAAAGCAAACGAAACAAGCAGAGACTAAATGACAAGTTGAGAAATTTTGGGACCCTTGTTCTTCAACTCTGTTACTGAGGGTATTTGGGATGTGCGATTACCACATGAACTTTAAGTATGTGTGCGATTATCACatgaacttttaattttaattataaatcaccaaaattttataaagtgTAACAATTTACCATCTACGTTTAACTCCGTTAAAATTTTCGTTAAGTCAAATCATattataattacaaaaaacttgacaaatttgaaaataattataacaaaaaatgaaaatcaagcaTATTATCTCTAGCCTCCCCCAACATCTTTCTCCTCCATTACCATTTTGCAATTCAAGGTGAAGTCTTACGAAAAGTGGGAGATATGCTCAAGAGTTCTCTAATACATTAAAACTTAGCAATTatgtcattttccttttttctttgtgctAGTAAAATTAAACTTCGCAAACCTAGTTATGGCAGAATTTGTTATTGATTTGCAGAGCTTGGCCCATTGTTTGTGCAGtggggggaagagagagagagagagagagagagagagagagagagagaggagtttTAGGGCGAGGGTGGGATAGGAGGGATGGATTGTTGTGGGCTATGGCCTTTTGGTTAGGAAGGGGGCTGTCATGAAGGAGAAGGGGGAAGGGGAGCTTGTGGGATAATTAGgttgaattttgtttcttttttttttaattatgttagttttaaaaaaaccacaaATACTTCAAAACGCTATGCTTTATTGCCTTGAGTTTTTGGTAGGCCAAAATTAACTATTAAGCAGGGAAAGAAACCACAccattatattaattaaagcCAAGAAACTACATCACACATCACTAcacacaaagaaattaaataaacgAAAACGTTTGCATGCCTAGATATCCAGAACATTTGCATGCCTAGAGGAGATCCATATTTTTTACAACCGGAAAATACCCAATTCTTATGAAGAGAAGTCTTGCTGCCGCCAGCCATTTTGGAGCTTTTTGGAAGTTTTCGAATTCATCCTCATGTCTACCATCAACCACTCCGTGATTCTCGATAAGTTTATCATGTTCTAATTTCCCTTTGCTAAGGCTACAATGTAGCTTAGCCATGAATACcttatttttgagtttaggTTAATTTGATATTATTTTCATGTTGAGCCCTACCAGTGAGGATGTTACTTATACTTCTCCATGATTCTTCTGGCTTCTTCTAGACTGTCCTACATCCCCTCCTCCTTCGGTGTAGAGGTGGTGCCTCCAGCCCCCTTGGTCCTTCATCCTTATTCAAAGCTATAAATGAAAAGCAAACAAGTCCCATTGTAGCCTGTTATCATACAATGCTTAGTTCATTAGAATTACATAATATTTATGTACTTCAAAAATAAGGACTATCTATACAAGAATAACGCTCTTTTACTGACAAGAGGAAATTTACTTGTCTACATTGCATCTCATTTCCTTATAGAAACTAGTAACGCAGAAAAAGAAGTTGAttttaaaacacaaacacacaaatGATAGCACAAGCATACTTGATATACATTTTGGAAAAAGCAAGTCAAAATAACATCATCGATCTACTGTTCTTGCAGGAGGAGAGAAATAGAAACATACCCGCACAAAGAAAACTTGAGTACAAAGAGTGAAAGAGCCAATGCAACTACTGTCACAGAAACCCTTGCAATTGATCTTGGCACAGAATCCTAGCACCCAAACACAAAACGCAAACAGAATAACAAAAAATCTTCAATTTGTACtaaaagcaagaaaaacaGCCTGCATTGAAATTGCACAATCGATAAAAGTTTGAAAGGGTGGACTAAACATAACTTACCGGCACAAGATTGGTTCCTGCCTCAATTCCATCTCTCCCAACCTTCCAAACTGTTTGTACAACTATTTCACACAATTCAAACCAGCAGTCAACACAAATGTAAACATAAAACTCAACGGTAAACTATTTGCTCTCTTGTATGAGCAGGAAAGCAGCAAAAGTACGTGATGCAGAAAGGTAGAAACACTGTGAATTGGATGTAAAAATCGCTGAATTGAAACAACGGACTTCCAAAGCACTGAATTGAAATCCACAATCAATGTTAAAAATCGCTAGGCGGTAGTCGGACGCCTAGgcgttttttttaatttataattattttgtattaatcGCGGCCTGGTGATGGTCGTCGCGGGTGGAGGCCTGCTGGTGGTGGTCTgtcgtgagagagagagagagggaaaaaaaaaataaaaaaattaaaggaactGACCCGCCCAGGCCGCCTAACTCCCGCCTAGCCGCCTAGCCCCGCCTAGGCGGATTTTTCGAACACTCGACAATTTAACGTTAAAAATTGTCATAATCTAACAGAAATTAACATGCTTTCGACAGATATTCACCAATACAATGCTATTCAGTTGCAAAAATACCTTTTATCCcaatccaaaaaccaaaaatataaaaacacgATTCATAAAATAGCAAATTCGACGAACCCATTAAACAACAATGTGCAGGGATCATAAATAccaaacagaagaagaagaagaagaaacgcAGGGAAGTGCAGCTAGCTAACCTTTTAAGAAATTGGACTGTGCAGCGAAGACAACAGGAACAGAGCGATACCATCAATATCTTTCTCCAATTTGATTACTTTACTAATTGAGAGATGGAACCGCCATTTTAGCTTTCACCCAGTGAGtctctcactttctctctcagcCTCACAAGCAGCGGCTGTGGCCTTTTGGTTAGGAAGGGGGCTGTCATGAAGGAGAAGGGGGAAGGGGAGCTTGTGGGATAATtaggttgaatttttttttctttttaattatgttagttttaaaaaaaaatgtaagtttttaattataataaaattattggcaacaaaaattaaaaaaaattgatgataatCAAAATAGCACTTATTCAACCTGTGACTTTATTTAATGGAAATTTTAACGGAGTTTACACGTAGAAGGTAAATTAGTACACTTTGTAAAATTgagataaaaattgaaaatttatgtGGTAATCGCACACATACCTAAAAATTTAAATGGCTTGAAAACTAGAAAGTGAAAACTATCAATCTTTTGAAGAAATTGTAATTAAGCAAGTGGCCGACGCCTCCCTTCCCTTCCATGCATGCATTGAGATTTCGTTATTGcttgttgtttcttttttgtttcaagaCAAATACTTCAAAACGCTATGCTTTATGAGGACAAAATTAACCATTAAGCAGAGAAAGAAACCACAccattatattaattaaagcCAAGAAACTACATCACACATCACTAcacacaaagaaattaaataaacgAAAACATTTGCATGCCTAGATATCCAGAACATTTGCATGCCTAGTGCAGATCCATACTCTTCACTATCGGAAAATATCCAATTCTTACGAAGAGAAGTCCTACTGCCGCCGGCCATTTTCGAGCTTTTTGGGAGTTTTCGAGTTCATTCTCATGTCTATCATCAACCACTCCGTGATTCTCAATAAGTTTACTAtgttctaattttcttttgcttgggCTAAGATGTAGTCTAGCCATGAATACCTTATTTATGAGTTTATGTTAAtttgatattatttttcatattaagtATCTTTTACCATTCTTAGTGCTTTGAGTGCTTGATCACCACTTAATATATTGTAGGTTTTGGTGTTTGTCATTTCTCAACCTTATTAGTGTCAGACTTAGAGTGAATAATAAAGCGGTTTTTGATGATGCATGGGATGTTACATTGTGAGACGCAACTATTGACGTAAAGTTAAAAAGCGTGCGGCTGAATAATCTCTttgtctcttttttctttttcaccaatttattgtatttttaaaGGGAATGAAAGAAGATAACAATGTGATTAGTAAATccaatgaaaatggaaaagaaaatcaaaataattaacatGACTATCATAACAAGGAAAATGCTAGAGATACCTACTAATTACATCAATTTTGAATCCTAACTGTTGtgacaatattttatttgctATATATAAAGTTGAAAgtataaattcaaaaactatgattttttttaaaaacatgagCTTTCAAATAGTGATTTTAAGATGTAAAAACTTAATCcgatagaaaaaaaaaatcaaaaaacttgtttggtattgaactccaaactatttttaagatctaaaaaaattgaaattaaaatcaaaaaatcagaaaccctagattcccaaaaacaaaataaaattaggggagagagagagagagagagagagagagagagggagagggagagggagacgGGAGATGGGAGATAGAAGGAGGAAGAGATagagatgagatgagagagggaggagagagaaagagacggGAGAGggcggggagagagaggggcaACAACTTTGTAATATTGGGTTAAAAAATGGTTATCAATATCATTATTTCTGCCTTGTACATATTCAGTTTTTAAGACCGGATGTCCATAACAGTTGAAACACTTGTGTGCAACGGGGAtcactgttttgctattttaGCCAATCACGCATATGATAACTTTTCCACTTGGAATAGCGTGATTAGACGAGAATAGCAAAACAATACTATCCATGTTCCATATAAGTTTTTCTGTCGTAATAGACAATTACtgagaatttttattttttttattttttttattttatcattaCAATGTTTTTTAAGATAACAACTATGATTtcgcattttttttaatatggaATCAGCAGGTAACGTCAGGTACCATGACGTGGGAAATATGTATATGTGAATTGGATGCAaccatgagagagagagagagagagagagagagagagagagagagagatgaacaacatatcaattGTTTGGTCTTTAATAAACTTTTAGGGAGGAGAAAAAAGTGAATTtaattctcttctttttctcttcccaTATATATCTTCATTTTTTCTACTCTCTAGACTCTACTAGACTCTTTGCAGCGAATAAATCTAAACGACCAAACTGGATGCGTTTTGACCACTTTTAGACCCTGCACAAAATCATACATGCTGCTAACCCTCTCAATTTCCTGCATAACATGTTGATATACACAGGCAATAGCCATGACCAACAAATTTCTCCACATGTCATGCGTgtacacatacatattaattaataagatTAATTTGATGATTAAAGTAGCTAGCTAATTGGTGTGGCTCATTTGGGTTGTGTCgttgtctttgtttttggcaCAACAAAAGTCGGCGGACTTCATCAGTAACCAGTTGGTGTGGCCGACAATGTTTAAGTAGCTAGCTAGAAATGTGACAAAAAGTCTAAGTGTGACAAATTCAAACTCTTGTCCTTAATTTCCTAATCCCCCTAAatgccaaaaagaaaatgttagaTTTTTATAGTGTAAATAATCTTTCACATAATCtgaaatacataaaaaatatatatagtgtCATTTTCCTTCAGTAAATGATTCCTGAACTCATTCAATcgcagcaacaacaacaactctAACAAAAGACACAAATGGCTCAAGACTTCTGCTCTCTCTCAGAAACTATTTCAGTTATTTCTTTATGATGAGATTAGGGTTAGAGAACGTGTCTGATGAGAGCATAGTCTTAAGCTTATATAGGACTAGGTCAAGTCGCCTCTACTCATCACTAAGGCCCGACTTGACTAACACTCTAAGCCCATTAAGCGACAGTTCatgcaaaaggaaataaataggaCCCCTCCAATTggcttcaaaattttccttatttcacaagattttgggttttgagtcTCAAGGTACAACATAATTTAAA
Proteins encoded:
- the LOC117638628 gene encoding uncharacterized protein LOC117638628 gives rise to the protein MANSGAGKALNLKVSNGEDDQCHRTEEMVDNNDTKPCCSRPNTTATATATVIPPRRRWYRSVPVVFAAQSNFLKVVQTVWKVGRDGIEAGTNLVPDSVPRSIARVSVTVVALALSLFVLKFSLCGLQWDLFAFHL